A genomic region of Campylobacter corcagiensis contains the following coding sequences:
- a CDS encoding relaxase/mobilization nuclease domain-containing protein produces the protein MLVKFFQNKSGGSVKAIDYLLNHRVDEGSAIVLKGYPSLTRNIIKFIKKKQKVCIGCLSFEESDIDLNLKIEIMDQFEKMIFGENMDEYNILWVQHRDKGRLELNFVIPKINLNTQKSFNPYWHKKDFYRVDRWQNEINLKFGFSNPKDPQKEHFLKGSRKTKLDEKYIELEKSIKSLHNNGKFKCRDDVINFIKNSGFLVSRIGKDYISVKHLNSKKSRRFKGEIFSNKFMDLKSFDDLKKEKYEKIKKYQEEVAIYESVNSGTSFNAGLRAKGEGFFEGVRSVVKSIDQFRRQHAENERHLRQYVKSTNGVLSEFMERASKMKNSSKEIYMKTK, from the coding sequence ATGTTAGTTAAATTTTTTCAAAACAAAAGTGGTGGATCGGTAAAGGCAATAGACTATCTTTTAAATCATCGAGTAGATGAAGGTAGTGCTATAGTTTTAAAGGGCTATCCTAGTTTAACGAGAAACATTATTAAATTTATTAAGAAAAAACAAAAGGTATGCATTGGTTGCCTGAGTTTTGAAGAGTCTGATATAGACTTAAATTTAAAAATAGAGATAATGGATCAATTTGAAAAAATGATTTTTGGTGAAAATATGGATGAATACAATATACTTTGGGTCCAGCATCGTGACAAAGGTCGTTTAGAGCTAAATTTTGTAATACCAAAAATCAATTTAAATACACAAAAGTCCTTTAATCCATATTGGCACAAAAAAGATTTTTATAGAGTTGATCGGTGGCAAAACGAGATAAATTTAAAATTTGGTTTTAGCAATCCAAAAGATCCACAAAAAGAACATTTTTTAAAAGGCTCAAGAAAAACAAAATTGGATGAAAAATACATAGAATTAGAAAAAAGTATAAAATCACTACATAATAATGGAAAATTTAAATGTAGAGATGATGTGATAAATTTTATAAAAAATAGCGGTTTTTTAGTCAGTAGAATAGGCAAAGACTATATTTCAGTAAAACATTTAAATTCAAAAAAATCTAGGCGTTTTAAAGGCGAAATTTTTAGTAATAAATTTATGGATTTAAAATCCTTTGATGATTTAAAAAAAGAGAAATATGAAAAAATTAAAAAATACCAAGAAGAGGTGGCAATATATGAATCAGTTAATAGTGGAACAAGCTTTAATGCAGGCCTTAGAGCGAAGGGAGAAGGATTTTTTGAAGGTGTTAGATCAGTTGTCAAAAGCATTGATCAATTTAGAAGACAGCATGCAGAAAATGAACGACACCTTAGACAATATGTCAAATCTACAAATGGAGTTTTATCAGAATTTATGGAAAGAGCATCAAAAATGAAAAATAGCTCTAAGGAAATATATATGAAAACAAAATAG
- a CDS encoding plasmid mobilization protein, with the protein MLVRKISLRLDSKTFEKVKFKAALAGVNISEYIRHTLVSAKPPVHKFDKITIYKLSKVVSILNQVALTISSKEQLSSDYLLNILAEIYKLLDEIFKKIEGEKDVS; encoded by the coding sequence ATGTTAGTAAGAAAAATAAGCCTAAGATTGGACTCTAAGACATTTGAAAAAGTTAAATTTAAAGCAGCTCTAGCTGGAGTAAATATCTCTGAGTATATTAGGCATACTTTGGTCTCGGCCAAGCCACCTGTCCATAAATTTGACAAAATAACTATATATAAGTTATCAAAAGTCGTAAGTATTTTAAATCAAGTTGCACTTACAATAAGTAGCAAAGAGCAATTAAGTAGTGATTATTTATTAAATATCTTAGCAGAAATTTACAAACTTTTAGACGAAATTTTTAAAAAAATAGAAGGAGAAAAAGATGTTAGTTAA
- a CDS encoding replication initiation protein has protein sequence MLEATHKVKKSSGTFVCQNKMNSILFPINFTARDYDIFFTICWYAKQMGYSENRGFIEMPYSEIARFYDLNLNKTRFNDEVKNFRSKVIGRDGTAIYRSVEITDDDEITTVGVFFTEIQTYRNRQILKFKVNPLGLDILFSSLKFMKINMYDFVSIRGKFAKTLYRLLVQYENSKPDDNGFKCVKFNRSEFENLMAVPEYYKSTNIDSRVIEPSLKELNENYFKKLIFKKEFSKNDDKKIAGYSFKFILK, from the coding sequence GTGCTAGAGGCTACACATAAGGTTAAAAAATCAAGTGGTACTTTTGTTTGTCAAAACAAAATGAATTCTATATTGTTTCCTATAAATTTTACAGCTAGAGATTATGACATATTTTTTACTATTTGTTGGTATGCTAAACAAATGGGATATTCTGAAAATAGAGGTTTTATTGAGATGCCATATTCAGAAATTGCAAGATTTTATGATTTAAATCTTAATAAAACTAGATTTAATGATGAAGTTAAAAATTTTCGTTCTAAAGTCATTGGGCGAGATGGTACTGCAATATATAGATCTGTAGAAATAACAGATGATGATGAGATAACAACGGTTGGTGTATTTTTTACAGAAATTCAGACATACAGAAACAGACAAATTTTAAAATTTAAAGTCAATCCTTTAGGCTTAGATATCCTTTTTAGTTCATTAAAATTTATGAAGATAAATATGTATGATTTTGTGTCTATTCGAGGTAAATTTGCAAAAACATTATATCGTCTCTTAGTTCAGTATGAAAATTCAAAACCTGATGATAATGGTTTTAAATGCGTTAAATTTAATCGTTCAGAATTTGAGAATTTAATGGCTGTTCCAGAATATTATAAGTCAACAAATATTGATTCAAGGGTTATTGAGCCATCTCTAAAAGAGTTAAATGAAAACTATTTTAAAAAACTTATTTTTAAAAAAGAATTTTCTAAAAATGATGATAAAAAGATAGCTGGTTATTCGTTTAAATTTATTCTAAAATAA